In one window of Cyanobacterium sp. T60_A2020_053 DNA:
- a CDS encoding DUF433 domain-containing protein has protein sequence MTIFPVIKEHIEITKGVCSGKPRIAGHRITVQNIVICHEKMGMSPDEILLHYPSINLSDIYATLAYYYDHQDEIRKQIEDDENFALEMKKNTFSLVEQKLKSIDGK, from the coding sequence ATGACAATATTTCCCGTTATCAAAGAACATATTGAAATTACCAAAGGGGTTTGTAGTGGAAAACCTCGCATTGCAGGGCATCGAATTACCGTACAAAATATAGTAATCTGCCATGAAAAAATGGGAATGTCTCCCGATGAGATTTTACTACATTATCCTAGTATTAATTTGTCAGATATTTATGCCACATTAGCTTACTATTATGATCATCAAGATGAGATTAGAAAGCAAATAGAAGATGATGAAAATTTTGCCTTAGAAATGAAGAAAAATACCTTTTCTTTAGTGGAACAAAAACTTAAAAGTATAGATGGAAAATAA
- a CDS encoding phosphoribosylaminoimidazolesuccinocarboxamide synthase — protein sequence MEKLYEGKAKIIYPTTEKNIYLTYYKDDATAFNAQKKGTIMGKGAINCNITSALLQLLEKKGIPTHFIEQKSEREMLVKAVQIIPLEVVVRNIAAGSLCRETGIKEGEILPAPLTEFYLKNDALNDPLLTKDRLALLKIATTEEVKILEELALKINKLLQEFFGKCDITLVDFKLEFGKDAEGKILLADEISPDTCRLWDTLEQDQQKKVMDKDRFRRDLGEIESAYQKVQQRVLTQIEKLKNSYYS from the coding sequence ATGGAAAAATTATACGAAGGGAAAGCAAAAATCATTTATCCCACTACAGAAAAAAACATTTATCTAACTTACTATAAAGATGATGCAACTGCTTTTAATGCTCAAAAAAAAGGCACCATTATGGGAAAGGGAGCGATTAACTGTAATATCACTTCTGCTTTATTGCAACTATTAGAAAAAAAAGGCATTCCTACGCATTTTATTGAGCAAAAATCAGAGCGAGAAATGCTGGTTAAAGCGGTGCAAATTATTCCGCTGGAAGTAGTAGTGAGAAATATCGCAGCGGGTAGTTTATGTCGAGAAACAGGCATCAAAGAAGGAGAAATATTACCAGCGCCCCTCACCGAATTTTATCTCAAAAATGATGCCTTAAATGATCCGTTATTAACAAAAGACCGTCTCGCTTTATTAAAAATTGCCACAACAGAAGAGGTTAAAATATTAGAAGAATTAGCTTTAAAAATAAATAAATTATTACAAGAGTTTTTTGGAAAATGTGATATAACTTTAGTGGATTTCAAACTAGAATTTGGTAAAGATGCAGAAGGAAAAATACTTCTTGCTGATGAAATTAGCCCCGATACTTGTCGCCTTTGGGATACCTTGGAACAAGATCAACAAAAAAAAGTCATGGACAAAGATCGATTTCGCCGAGATTTAGGGGAAATTGAGTCAGCTTATCAAAAAGTACAACAACGAGTTTTGACTCAAATTGAAAAACTGAAAAATAGCTATTATAGTTGA
- a CDS encoding BamA/TamA family outer membrane protein has product MKKYIPSAKKNSYEQDSIGKIKIVNHDLANPSQSTPKNKGKWWIWGLKTPLITALFLTPHLSASAEIINIPVENWQNPTATVISQAVSITPDNNQPLTEELETEIPLTSPESQEEFFSEKISDLEKTSNLEKTSEVLMAQNNNEEEARVLVAEVLVTGVEGELEDLVYNVIGTQAGRTTTRSRLQEDINAIFATGFFRDVDVAPSDTPLGVRITYTVQPNPTLSRVEIESLTEGATESKVPPAVIQEAFGEQYGKIINLRDVREGIASINKWYSDNGFDLAQIVGAPEVSPEGVITLTIAEGQIENIKVRFFNEDNEEEQGKTRDFVITREVQLKPGDIFNRNTAQRDLQRVFGLGIFQDVRLSFAQAENPSKVILNIDVVQGNTGSIAAGAGISSNSGLFGTVSYQQQNLGGNNQNLGAEFQLGERELLFDLSLRDPWIATYPDRTSYTANLFRRRSISLVYSGTETDDITTANGNDSPRVIRTGSGITFSRPLAPDPFTKANWVVSAGLQYQRVTIENSDGDIAPKSTGGANLAFSDSGRDDLLLARVSASRDFRNNPLQPTDGSFLLFGMDQSVPFGSGNILLNRIRASYSYYIPINWINFDFVKDKPQALAFNVQTGTILGDLPPYESFVLGGSSSVRGYGEGDLGVGRTYLQATAEYRFPIFSVVGGALFLDYGTDLGSASSVPGNPSQARGLSGSGFGYGLGVRINSPVGPIRIDYGINDVGDNRIHFGIGEKF; this is encoded by the coding sequence ATGAAAAAGTATATCCCCTCTGCTAAGAAAAATTCTTATGAACAAGACTCCATAGGCAAAATCAAAATTGTTAACCATGATTTAGCTAATCCTTCACAGTCAACACCAAAAAACAAGGGAAAATGGTGGATATGGGGGCTAAAAACTCCTCTCATAACCGCCCTTTTTCTGACGCCTCATCTTAGTGCCTCAGCAGAAATTATTAATATCCCCGTGGAAAACTGGCAAAATCCGACCGCAACTGTCATCAGTCAGGCTGTATCCATAACCCCCGACAATAATCAACCTCTCACGGAAGAATTAGAAACGGAAATCCCTCTCACTTCCCCTGAGAGTCAAGAAGAATTTTTCTCAGAAAAAATCTCAGACTTAGAGAAAACCTCAAACTTAGAAAAAACCTCGGAAGTTTTGATGGCTCAAAATAACAATGAGGAAGAAGCAAGGGTATTAGTTGCGGAAGTATTGGTGACGGGAGTAGAGGGAGAATTAGAAGACTTAGTTTATAACGTCATTGGTACTCAAGCCGGGCGCACTACCACCCGTAGTCGTTTACAAGAAGATATTAACGCCATTTTTGCCACGGGATTTTTTCGAGATGTGGATGTAGCGCCCTCCGACACTCCGTTAGGGGTACGTATTACCTATACGGTGCAACCAAACCCTACTTTATCACGGGTGGAAATTGAATCCCTCACGGAGGGCGCTACGGAATCGAAAGTTCCCCCGGCGGTAATACAAGAAGCATTCGGTGAGCAGTACGGCAAAATTATTAACCTGCGAGATGTCAGGGAAGGTATTGCCAGTATCAATAAATGGTATAGCGATAATGGCTTTGATTTAGCTCAAATCGTTGGTGCGCCTGAAGTCAGCCCGGAAGGGGTGATCACTCTTACTATCGCTGAGGGGCAAATTGAAAATATTAAAGTGCGCTTTTTCAATGAAGATAACGAAGAAGAACAAGGTAAAACCAGAGACTTTGTTATTACTAGGGAAGTGCAATTAAAACCGGGTGATATTTTCAATCGCAATACTGCCCAAAGAGACTTACAACGAGTTTTTGGACTTGGCATTTTCCAAGACGTGCGCCTTTCTTTTGCCCAAGCGGAAAACCCTTCTAAAGTTATTTTAAATATTGATGTAGTACAAGGTAATACAGGATCCATTGCGGCGGGCGCTGGGATTAGTTCCAATAGCGGTTTATTTGGTACGGTGAGTTATCAACAGCAAAATTTAGGGGGCAACAATCAAAATTTAGGAGCAGAATTTCAGTTAGGAGAAAGGGAGTTATTATTTGATTTGAGTTTGCGCGATCCTTGGATTGCCACTTATCCAGATCGCACTTCCTATACTGCTAATCTTTTCCGTCGTCGCTCTATTTCCTTAGTCTATTCAGGTACAGAAACCGATGACATAACTACGGCTAATGGTAATGATAGCCCTAGAGTTATTAGAACCGGTAGTGGAATAACCTTTTCTCGCCCTCTAGCGCCCGATCCTTTTACCAAAGCTAATTGGGTGGTGAGCGCTGGATTACAATATCAACGAGTAACAATCGAAAATAGTGATGGTGATATTGCACCTAAGTCAACGGGGGGCGCTAACTTAGCCTTTAGTGACAGTGGAAGAGATGACCTATTATTAGCGCGCGTCAGCGCTTCACGGGATTTCCGTAATAACCCCTTACAACCTACGGATGGCAGTTTTTTATTATTTGGTATGGATCAAAGTGTGCCTTTCGGGTCAGGTAATATTTTGTTAAATCGGATTCGGGCTAGTTATAGTTACTATATACCTATTAACTGGATCAATTTTGATTTTGTGAAGGATAAGCCCCAAGCCCTTGCTTTTAACGTGCAGACAGGGACGATTTTAGGAGATTTACCCCCCTACGAATCTTTTGTTTTAGGGGGTAGCAGTTCTGTTAGAGGCTACGGAGAAGGCGATTTAGGTGTAGGGCGCACCTATTTACAGGCTACGGCTGAATATCGTTTCCCTATTTTCTCGGTGGTGGGAGGGGCGCTGTTTTTAGACTACGGCACAGATTTAGGTTCTGCTTCATCTGTACCGGGTAATCCTTCCCAAGCTAGAGGATTGAGTGGTAGCGGTTTTGGCTATGGTTTAGGGGTGAGGATTAATTCTCCAGTTGGGCCAATTCGCATTGATTATGGTATCAATGATGTGGGTGATAATCGTATTCACTTTGGCATCGGCGAGAAGTTTTAG
- a CDS encoding MerR family transcriptional regulator translates to MDLETIKNNHEEWLIDEFVEVANQLLPQYLPQVKGNSKITEEINVRLVRSYTSQRLMDEPNRRQRYAFYSYRHLLQILLIKRLLTDGIGTNAINDLLTSKTDEELKTLLVGGITVNLTSAHPSLTKSSNSALDFLSDLKNKRNPATTTKQYQPVNQDNNFDKEEEKWTRLKILEGLELHIRDDFNYPQSSKERESLMQHLSQILLKFIQKR, encoded by the coding sequence ATGGACTTAGAAACGATCAAAAACAACCATGAAGAATGGTTAATAGATGAATTTGTGGAGGTAGCCAACCAGTTATTACCCCAATACTTACCCCAAGTGAAAGGCAATAGCAAAATCACTGAAGAAATTAATGTGCGCCTTGTGCGCAGTTACACCAGTCAACGATTGATGGATGAACCTAATCGCCGTCAGCGCTATGCTTTTTATAGTTATCGTCACCTTCTGCAAATATTGCTGATTAAACGTTTATTAACCGATGGTATTGGCACTAATGCCATCAATGATTTATTAACTAGCAAAACTGACGAGGAGTTAAAAACCTTATTAGTTGGGGGGATTACTGTTAATCTTACCAGCGCCCACCCCTCTTTAACCAAATCTAGTAACTCCGCTTTAGATTTTCTGAGTGATTTAAAAAATAAACGAAATCCAGCAACCACAACGAAACAATATCAACCAGTAAACCAAGATAATAATTTTGATAAGGAAGAAGAAAAATGGACAAGGTTAAAGATATTGGAAGGTTTGGAGTTGCATATCCGAGATGATTTTAACTATCCCCAGAGTAGCAAAGAGCGAGAGTCATTAATGCAACATTTAAGCCAAATTTTACTTAAATTCATTCAAAAGAGGTAA
- a CDS encoding Hpt domain-containing protein, translated as MDLFNQAYQSFIDEVPQLLRDIEEGLLSLQQNHSAPHTDNIIRAAQSIKSGSASVGLVAINSIAEKLEGYLKALYDDKIAVDTELETLFLEGYDCLATPLKQQMVEGAFNQETALAKAETIWQPLEHKLGDSLQQVKNYTPSTPDLGMDIAFSIFQVDVAQEIRRLKGLIASPESFDPQAELTESLEILRGFGELLELPGFMMIADTGRGALNKHPDKVLAIANFLVRDLEKSRESVLSGDRTHGGTPSSALMSLAQDTNAQVDFADMEIVEIPEDNQVDLEDSSYQFFIAEIPDLLHEIETGLLTVKEDKTVGKVNDIMRGLHSIKGGSASVGLNGVKNIAHKMEDYVKALFDEKTIVDDELEGLLLDGFDCLKNALLEQIEQGEYSSEWEVKSQPIWQQLEAKLGDSKNSDYLPSSADLGVDMVASMFESDVGDAIEHLKSIVNNVGEENLREEVNLQVEIFLGFSEMFNLSGFRQIAQTASMAIANHPEDIREITTILIDDVTEARQEVLAGDRTYGGNPCLELRRLAGQLDLEELEFDQETSLNVAEKHDIHPSLNLQDVMENDLENISPTEVFSSQNDDKEGNNLADLWVTENIEAEEEFIVDFTNSVEEIAQEEEVIDFANLAEETVSQEENNFADITDSVEETLSQEEEVNFADLAEETLSQEESNFEELVNHSEENQELDNQEESIFDFGNLIENLAQIQDESDIPTTELTDDDLTDVFGNFTENLPPLEDETDVPTTELTDEDDLVNAFEEFNQENQDLENFDHIFGDFSMETQESEDIFGSFAQDNEAEMEQQSELQQQAYEFFMEEAVELIALIDEGLEKVIDDPHSINEINEIARAAHSIKGGARSSGLEDLGNIALRVEKSFKGLFNENINLDDELITYYRELYPLLREGIMARAESREFDEKSALHTANELWAVFEEKYGEELAKAEEYLPSSSDLGIDIATSIFEVDVVQGIEAITADYERGDARALSESLTMQMEVFSGFGEMLNLPGFTEICQVAQDALNESPQQLNLIASVFLENITEAKERVLAGDRDRGGEPSEQLLALAGRTTSAPSTTLLVDEEKEALVNTTEPSYGFFMEEAPELLGMMERALLSLKSERTTAKIHDIMRAAHSIKGGAATVGLNAIKTIAHRLEDIIKVFYDQTVIIDDELESLLLEGYDCLRNPLMAQMDTGRYDAPEALSQAHDVWQKLEARLGDALNRPDDFIPSSTDLGVDIVQSMFEVDVLEEIERLRAVLINPTAQPLAGELRATLEVFSGFGEMLQLSGFASIAELGLRALENNPDQVIHIIETVIRDADNSRTLVLNGNRTTGGEPSQELINLAEKGYQAPLTTPFINSSEDDIFYLDQEDEEDNTRELENVFGDIVSSAEEIMNFSFDKDSLTNDPSLEEVFGSQLSDMEIMAMSDDQDQEDEEDIPSIEEIFATEFSEEEINLLAKASQLALEEDKNSTIPSLEEVFTPPDIDILNIMEDEEEEENPPLEDVFGDKVTFSSIEEGAIQAELEAYDTTPALDDVFGVEGVEEVEGVAEVEGVEGVAEVEGVAEVEEVEEVAEVAEVESLATRQKRVEQELLSFAKQTLSSAQSAPFTPPVKPQNVAETVKSVQEAYQKLPSLKNEREINSAPRQRQQQIKQQIKEQKQPVGATTSKNNLTVRVDLERLERMNNLIGELSINRNGLSLQNDKLQTSVQDLLERFKRFQSMANTLRELSDKMLTSPDKFNIQSNGSNLPFNLGEDGDINLTSAFDSLEMDRYDNLYYAVQGLIEEMIQLEESVDDIALYASQSGQTVENQRQMLNRMRDELMWARMLPLGEVLNRFPRVLRDLSVKYNKKVNLKLSGTNVLVDKAALEKLYDPLVHLIRNGFDHGIEPPQVRKHKGKSETGQIEVKAYHQGNQTIIEVRDDGAGLNLAKIGNKAVERGLLSPEQLAVASKENLLDLIFEPGFSTAAAVTEISGRGVGLDIVRSQLRSLKGAIGVDSTPDQGTVFTMRLPLTLTIDKLLVLSAENHFYALPSDNIEEIVVPEDFQLKTSGNKRFLHFENKIIPIYPLADLLSYRCYVADTTANTTQALEVLPTPDDWGKPMLLIRQGSQLFALEVDNLLSEQELVIKPFGSALTAPSYTYGCTILGDGTLIPVINSALLLEKYFDATQPGASLNRRQPSQFSDNSNGAVTGAFQATTVLVVDDSAAMRRTLALSLEKSGYRVLQAKDGKEALDQLQQSSNISLVICDIEMPNMNGFEFLGQRRRFPELTRIPVAMLTSRSNEKHQKLATHLGADAYFTKPYIEQKFLQSIKSLLGTKSPVFV; from the coding sequence ATGGATTTATTCAACCAAGCATATCAATCTTTTATTGATGAAGTACCCCAATTATTGAGAGACATAGAAGAAGGATTACTCTCTTTGCAACAAAACCACAGCGCCCCTCACACTGATAATATCATTAGGGCTGCGCAATCCATCAAAAGTGGTTCAGCCAGTGTGGGCTTGGTAGCCATTAACAGTATTGCCGAGAAGCTAGAAGGGTATCTCAAAGCCCTTTATGATGATAAGATTGCGGTTGATACAGAATTAGAAACCCTCTTTTTGGAAGGCTATGATTGCCTCGCCACCCCACTGAAACAGCAAATGGTGGAGGGCGCTTTTAACCAAGAAACAGCTTTGGCTAAAGCAGAAACCATCTGGCAACCATTAGAACATAAATTGGGTGACTCCTTGCAACAAGTAAAAAATTATACTCCTTCCACTCCTGATTTAGGTATGGATATTGCCTTCTCAATTTTTCAAGTGGATGTAGCTCAAGAAATTCGCCGTTTGAAAGGGTTGATCGCTTCTCCCGAAAGTTTTGACCCCCAAGCGGAATTGACCGAGTCCTTAGAGATTTTACGAGGGTTTGGGGAACTTTTAGAACTACCGGGCTTCATGATGATAGCTGATACGGGGCGAGGGGCGCTGAATAAACACCCTGACAAAGTTTTAGCCATTGCCAATTTTCTTGTTAGAGACTTAGAAAAGAGCCGAGAATCAGTGTTGAGTGGCGATCGCACTCATGGAGGGACTCCTTCCTCAGCCCTAATGAGTTTAGCACAAGATACCAACGCTCAAGTTGATTTTGCTGACATGGAAATCGTAGAAATTCCCGAAGATAATCAGGTGGATTTAGAAGACTCCAGTTATCAATTTTTTATCGCTGAAATTCCTGATTTATTACACGAAATAGAAACGGGTTTATTAACTGTAAAAGAAGATAAAACCGTCGGAAAAGTTAATGATATAATGCGCGGTTTACATTCTATAAAAGGCGGTTCAGCTAGTGTCGGCTTAAATGGGGTTAAGAATATTGCTCACAAAATGGAAGATTATGTAAAAGCTCTTTTTGATGAAAAAACTATTGTTGATGATGAATTAGAGGGGTTACTTTTAGATGGTTTTGATTGCCTAAAAAATGCCCTTTTAGAACAAATAGAACAAGGAGAATATAGCTCAGAATGGGAAGTTAAAAGCCAACCAATTTGGCAACAATTAGAAGCGAAATTAGGAGATAGTAAAAATAGCGACTATTTGCCCTCATCAGCAGATTTAGGCGTGGATATGGTGGCTTCCATGTTTGAGTCAGATGTGGGTGATGCCATTGAGCATTTAAAATCTATTGTTAATAATGTAGGGGAAGAAAATCTACGGGAAGAAGTCAATCTACAAGTTGAGATATTTTTAGGTTTCAGCGAAATGTTTAATTTGTCAGGTTTTCGGCAAATTGCACAAACGGCAAGTATGGCTATCGCTAATCATCCTGAAGACATTAGGGAAATTACAACTATATTAATTGATGATGTCACCGAAGCAAGACAAGAAGTGTTGGCTGGAGATCGCACCTATGGTGGTAATCCCTGCTTAGAATTACGGCGTTTGGCAGGACAATTAGACTTGGAAGAATTGGAATTTGACCAAGAAACTTCTCTCAATGTAGCAGAAAAACATGACATTCATCCCAGTTTAAATTTACAGGATGTGATGGAAAATGATTTGGAAAATATCTCCCCCACGGAAGTTTTCAGTAGTCAAAATGATGACAAAGAAGGCAATAATCTTGCTGATTTATGGGTGACAGAAAATATTGAAGCAGAAGAAGAATTTATTGTTGATTTTACTAACTCAGTGGAAGAAATTGCCCAAGAAGAAGAAGTAATTGATTTTGCTAACTTAGCAGAGGAAACGGTATCACAGGAAGAAAATAATTTTGCTGATATTACTGATTCAGTAGAGGAAACTTTATCCCAAGAAGAAGAAGTTAATTTTGCAGATTTAGCAGAAGAAACCTTATCACAAGAAGAAAGTAATTTTGAGGAATTGGTTAATCACAGTGAAGAAAATCAGGAATTAGACAATCAAGAAGAATCGATTTTTGATTTTGGTAATTTGATCGAGAATTTAGCACAAATCCAAGACGAATCAGATATACCAACCACAGAATTAACCGATGATGATTTAACCGATGTTTTTGGTAATTTCACTGAGAATTTACCACCATTGGAAGATGAAACGGATGTACCAACCACAGAATTAACTGATGAAGATGATTTGGTTAATGCTTTTGAGGAATTTAACCAAGAAAATCAAGATTTAGAAAATTTTGACCATATCTTTGGTGATTTTTCCATGGAAACTCAGGAGTCAGAAGACATTTTTGGCTCATTTGCCCAAGACAATGAAGCGGAAATGGAGCAACAATCAGAGTTGCAACAACAAGCCTATGAATTTTTTATGGAAGAAGCAGTGGAGTTGATTGCTTTAATTGATGAGGGATTAGAAAAAGTTATTGATGATCCCCATAGTATCAATGAAATTAATGAAATTGCGAGGGCGGCGCACTCCATCAAAGGCGGCGCGCGCAGTTCAGGATTAGAAGATTTAGGTAATATTGCCTTACGAGTGGAAAAAAGTTTTAAAGGATTATTTAACGAAAATATCAACTTAGATGACGAATTAATCACTTATTATCGAGAATTGTATCCCTTATTGCGAGAAGGAATCATGGCGCGTGCAGAAAGTAGAGAATTTGATGAAAAAAGCGCCCTCCACACTGCCAATGAATTATGGGCGGTATTTGAGGAGAAATACGGGGAAGAATTAGCAAAAGCCGAAGAATATTTACCATCATCCAGTGACTTAGGTATTGACATTGCCACCTCCATTTTTGAAGTTGACGTAGTGCAGGGTATCGAAGCCATCACAGCAGATTACGAAAGGGGAGACGCGCGCGCCCTCAGCGAAAGTTTAACCATGCAAATGGAAGTATTTTCGGGGTTTGGAGAGATGTTAAACCTACCCGGCTTTACGGAAATTTGTCAAGTCGCCCAAGATGCCTTAAACGAAAGTCCCCAACAACTGAATTTAATTGCCTCCGTATTTTTGGAAAACATCACAGAAGCCAAAGAGCGAGTATTAGCGGGGGATAGAGACAGGGGAGGTGAACCGAGCGAACAACTATTAGCCCTCGCTGGAAGGACAACCAGCGCCCCCAGCACCACTCTATTAGTAGATGAAGAAAAAGAAGCATTGGTTAATACAACTGAACCAAGTTATGGTTTCTTTATGGAAGAAGCGCCCGAACTATTGGGGATGATGGAAAGAGCCTTATTGAGCCTCAAATCAGAGCGCACCACAGCCAAAATCCACGATATTATGCGTGCGGCGCACTCCATCAAAGGCGGTGCAGCTACGGTGGGTTTAAATGCCATCAAAACCATTGCCCACCGTCTCGAAGATATTATCAAAGTCTTTTATGATCAAACGGTAATTATTGATGACGAGTTGGAATCTTTACTATTAGAAGGTTACGACTGTTTGCGCAATCCTCTCATGGCACAAATGGACACGGGAAGATATGATGCGCCAGAGGCTTTAAGTCAAGCCCATGATGTGTGGCAAAAGCTGGAAGCAAGGCTAGGAGATGCCCTCAATCGCCCTGATGACTTTATCCCCTCCTCCACTGATTTAGGGGTGGATATTGTCCAATCTATGTTTGAAGTGGATGTCTTGGAAGAAATTGAAAGACTGCGCGCCGTGTTAATTAATCCTACCGCGCAACCTTTAGCAGGGGAATTGAGAGCTACCCTTGAGGTATTTTCAGGATTTGGGGAAATGTTACAACTTAGTGGTTTCGCTTCTATCGCTGAGTTGGGGTTGAGGGCGCTGGAAAATAACCCCGATCAAGTTATTCACATCATTGAAACGGTAATTCGAGATGCGGATAACTCTCGTACTTTGGTATTAAACGGCAACCGTACCACAGGGGGAGAACCCAGTCAAGAACTAATTAACCTCGCTGAAAAAGGCTATCAAGCGCCCCTCACCACACCATTTATTAACTCTAGTGAAGATGATATTTTCTATCTCGATCAAGAAGATGAAGAAGACAACACCAGAGAATTAGAAAATGTATTTGGGGATATTGTCAGTAGTGCCGAAGAAATTATGAATTTCTCCTTCGATAAAGATAGTTTAACCAACGATCCATCTTTAGAAGAAGTATTTGGTTCTCAACTCAGTGATATGGAAATTATGGCGATGAGTGATGATCAAGATCAAGAAGATGAGGAAGATATACCATCTATTGAGGAAATTTTTGCCACTGAATTTAGCGAAGAAGAAATTAACCTTCTTGCCAAAGCCTCACAACTTGCCCTCGAAGAGGACAAAAATAGCACAATTCCCTCACTGGAAGAAGTGTTTACTCCCCCCGACATCGATATTTTGAATATTATGGAAGATGAGGAAGAAGAAGAAAATCCTCCTTTAGAAGATGTTTTCGGTGATAAAGTTACTTTCTCTAGTATTGAGGAGGGCGCTATTCAAGCTGAATTGGAAGCCTATGACACAACACCAGCTTTAGATGATGTTTTCGGGGTAGAAGGGGTAGAAGAGGTAGAAGGGGTAGCAGAGGTAGAAGGGGTAGAAGGGGTAGCAGAGGTAGAAGGGGTAGCAGAGGTAGAAGAAGTAGAAGAAGTAGCAGAGGTAGCAGAGGTAGAAAGCCTTGCCACTCGACAAAAACGAGTTGAACAAGAGTTGCTGAGTTTTGCCAAACAAACGTTATCGAGTGCGCAAAGTGCGCCCTTCACCCCCCCAGTGAAACCGCAAAATGTGGCAGAAACCGTTAAATCAGTACAGGAAGCCTATCAAAAACTACCAAGTTTGAAAAATGAACGGGAAATCAACAGCGCCCCTCGCCAAAGACAACAACAAATCAAACAGCAAATTAAAGAGCAAAAACAACCGGTGGGCGCTACTACCTCAAAAAATAACCTTACGGTTAGGGTTGACTTAGAAAGACTGGAAAGGATGAATAACCTCATTGGGGAATTATCCATTAACCGCAACGGTTTATCCCTGCAAAACGACAAACTGCAAACCTCAGTACAAGATTTACTAGAAAGGTTCAAGCGCTTCCAGTCAATGGCAAATACCTTGAGGGAATTGTCCGATAAAATGCTTACTTCCCCCGACAAATTCAACATTCAAAGTAATGGCTCAAATCTGCCTTTTAATTTAGGTGAAGATGGCGATATTAACCTTACCTCTGCCTTCGACTCCCTCGAAATGGATCGCTACGACAACTTGTATTACGCTGTACAAGGTTTAATCGAAGAAATGATCCAGTTAGAAGAATCAGTGGACGATATTGCCCTCTATGCCAGTCAATCCGGGCAAACTGTCGAAAACCAACGACAAATGTTAAACAGAATGCGAGACGAGTTGATGTGGGCAAGAATGTTACCTCTCGGCGAAGTTTTAAACCGTTTCCCCCGGGTTTTACGAGATTTATCCGTTAAATACAACAAAAAAGTTAATCTTAAATTAAGCGGTACAAACGTATTAGTTGACAAAGCAGCGCTCGAAAAATTATATGATCCCCTTGTGCATTTAATCCGTAACGGCTTCGATCACGGTATCGAACCGCCCCAAGTGCGTAAACACAAGGGCAAATCGGAAACGGGACAAATTGAAGTGAAAGCCTACCATCAGGGCAACCAAACCATTATCGAAGTGCGCGACGATGGAGCAGGTTTAAACCTCGCCAAAATCGGTAATAAAGCGGTAGAAAGAGGACTGTTAAGCCCTGAACAATTGGCGGTGGCATCCAAAGAAAATTTACTCGATCTCATTTTTGAACCCGGTTTCTCCACTGCCGCCGCCGTGACGGAAATTTCAGGGCGCGGTGTAGGTTTGGACATCGTGCGCTCTCAGTTGCGCTCTCTGAAGGGCGCTATTGGGGTAGATTCTACGCCGGATCAAGGTACAGTATTTACCATGCGTTTACCTTTAACTCTTACTATTGACAAGTTATTGGTATTATCGGCAGAAAATCATTTTTATGCTTTACCTTCTGATAACATCGAAGAAATCGTAGTACCAGAGGATTTCCAATTAAAAACTTCTGGTAATAAACGCTTTTTACATTTTGAGAATAAAATTATTCCCATTTATCCCCTCGCTGATTTGCTCTCCTATCGTTGTTATGTGGCTGATACCACCGCCAACACTACCCAAGCCTTAGAGGTGTTACCCACTCCCGATGATTGGGGTAAACCCATGTTATTAATCCGTCAAGGCTCACAATTATTCGCCCTAGAGGTTGATAACCTTCTCAGTGAGCAGGAATTGGTTATTAAGCCTTTCGGTAGCGCCCTCACCGCCCCCAGTTATACCTACGGTTGTACCATTTTAGGGGATGGTACTTTAATTCCTGTCATTAACAGCGCCCTCCTCCTCGAAAAATATTTTGATGCTACCCAGCCGGGCGCTTCTTTAAATCGCCGTCAGCCTTCTCAATTCAGTGATAATAGTAATGGTGCGGTGACGGGCGCTTTTCAAGCGACTACGGTGTTAGTGGTGGATGATAGTGCCGCCATGCGCCGAACTTTGGCGTTATCTTTAGAAAAATCAGGCTATCGTGTCTTACAAGCAAAAGACGGTAAAGAAGCACTAGATCAACTGCAACAATCTTCTAACATTAGTTTAGTGATTTGTGACATTGAAATGCCTAATATGAACGGGTTTGAATTTTTAGGGCAACGGCGCCGTTTCCCCGAATTAACTCGCATTCCCGTGGCCATGTTAACTTCCCGTAGTAACGAAAAACATCAAAAATTAGCCACCCATTTAGGTGCTGATGCTTACTTTACCAAACCCTATATTGAGCAGAAATTTTTACAATCAATTAAAAGTCTTTTAGGCACAAAATCTCCTGTTTTTGTTTAA